The window gtaaacCTAAACAGCATTTCTAGCAAGGAGGCTAGGCTTAGGCAAGATTTTGTAAAATGTAAATGTAGAAGCAATAAAATTTTGTttggaaaaaatccagaaaatctTAAAGACACTGGAAAGGTCCACATGCCAACCTGTGTCTCTGAATGGAAAAACTGTTGATCTACGATACAGTGTCAGTATGCCTGAAAATGAATCATGAAGTTACAAAACCTTTAGGAGTTACTTCTGAGAACCCTGGGGTGAGAAATAAAATACCAGAAGAACGTGAAATACAGTGCCTATCTTTTAAATAAAAAAGCTGTGGAAGTCTGCAACTTCAATTTTCGTTAATGCTTTAAATACTTTTCCAAGTTGCAAGCATTAAGAGAAAATGGAGATGATTTAACTGCCCATCATTCTGATTCCAGGTTAAGAGAAACACCACGCCCCTCATTTCTGAGTAAGGGCAGTGACACAATACAAGTGCCATCCTTAGACGCTTCTGAGGGCAAGTCCACACAGCACCATCAGCTTGTCTTTGGCATAAAAATGCCCAAACAGGCGGGTGCTGCTATCCCTGAAATTCCTACATCCTTCAGGGCTTTCCCATCGCCTTCCCGGCTGGAAAGGCTGATCAGTGAGCCAGGAGGGGAGCTGGCCCTGCAGAAAGGGCTGGGCTTCTTTTTGGCAGGAGTCACTTGCTGCTGGTTTAGGAGAGGGCAGGGCACTGAGGGACCTTGGTCACAGCCCTGGAGCCACCTGTGGATGGATGGAATGGtgagttctgttcaatatttgtTCAatggccagttctgttcaatatatttattgatgacatggatgaggggattgagtctttcatcagtaaatttgcagatgacactaagctgggatcGTGTGTCCATCTGTTgaaaggtaggagggctctgcagagagaacaGTTCTCTCTGGATGGGCAGAGTCTAAAGTTTAATGAATGAAGTTTAATAAATCCAAGTGCCCAGTCcggcattttggccacaataaccccctgcaatacTCTGGGCTGAggacagtgtggctggacagtgcccaggcagaaagggacctgggggtgctggtggacagCAGGCTGGCCATGAGCCAGCCGAGTGCCCAGGCGGCCAAGAAGCGGGATGGCGGACGGGGATGTGGTCACTATTCCCTGAAGGAGCGGGATGAGGGGACTAACGGGACAGCGAGGAGCTCGCTAATTCCCTCGTGGAGCGGGATGAGGGATGAACGGGACGGGGATGAGCTCGTTGTTCCCTCACGGAGCGGGACGAGGGATGCACGGGTCCCTCACGGAGCGGGACGAGGGATTAACGGGACGGGGAAAAGCTCGCCGTTCCTCCACGGAGCGTGATGAGGGATGAACGGCATGGCGAGCAGCCCACCGACCCCTTACGGAGCGCGACGATGACTGAACAGTTCTCTCACGGATCACACGCAAGGGGCAGCTCGGGCCCGTCCCCCTATGGGGCGGCGCCGCAGCGGCCGCGCCCCCGCCCGTGACGCGCGTCCGCCGGGAAGCGCTTCCTGCCCGTCACttcccccgctgccgccgccgccgctcccgccgggccGCCGGACTCGTGCCCCTGCCCAGGCCCCCGCTACCGCCGCCGCCATGGCCATGAGGCAGACCCCGCTCACCTGCTCCGGCCACACGCGGCCCGTGGTGGACCTGGCCTTCAGCGGCGTCACCCCCTACGGATATTTCCTCATTAGCGCCTGCAAGGGTGAGCGGGACGGGCCGCTTTGTTCGGGATCCCCCGCCCCGGGGGTGGgcgcggggcagccccggcgCTCGTAGGCCGCGCATCGCCGAGCCGAGGGGTGGCGGTGGGGCGGGAGGGGGCTCGGGGGCTGTCTGGCCACGCTCGGGGGGGTGACACCACCTCGGTGTGCTCTGGAATGGCGAAGGGAGCCGACAGCCGGCTCTCTCCGGGTGCTTCATTGCCGGGTTAGCCCGGGGGTGTCCGAGCCCGCATGCGCCCGGTCGGGATCCCGGCTGCTGAGGGGGTGGGAGCTCTCCAGAATGGCTTGTTTGTAAAAGTTCCTGTTTCCATCGCCTGTGGATTTAAAGCGAGCTCTGGTTTGGCCAGGGCAGCTGCCTTGCCCTGCTGGACACGGCGTGATGAGAACTCTGTGCTCACTGTGGGAATAGCGTTTTATTTTCGTGCATGTGTATTTTAATCTTTTGCATGCATAAGTTTTAAATCCTTTTCTGCCTTGAAGGGCTTCCACAGCTCTACATCTTGCGTGAACAACTCTTTGATAGCCTTCCAGAAAAAACTGATTATAGGAAGGGCTTTCTATTACTACTTCATTGTTGTATCACTCTGTGTTTTAATCATATCTCTCTGCAACCATGAGATGTGTTTCTACATATCGATGACTTCGTAGTATTGttccaaagtaaaaaaaaagaacaagccAAATTTGTCTTGGCTGAAAAAAACTTTAGTAAAAATAAAACCtaaatgaaatgttcctttccacCTTCCTTCTATCTTAAGACAAAGTTACAGACTATTACCAGGCAACTTCTGTCTCATTTGCAGCAGCATTTGAATGTCGGTACAGTTTAGATGCATGCAGCAAGTACAGCTGCACATGTGAACTCATTTAAACGGCTGAACCCCTCTGCAAAGAGTGGCTTTGTAAAGTATGGGGTATTTCCATGCACCGGTACAACGgaatattttttcttctaaaaagCTGCTTCCTTCTTTTACCGTGTTACCTGACTGCTGGTTTTGTTTCTGTGAAGATGGCAAGCCCATGCTGCGCCAGGGGGACACAGGAGACTGGATTGGCACATTTCTGGGTCACAAAGGGGCTGTTTGGGGTGCCACCCTGAACACGGATGCCACTAAAgcagctacagcagcagcagaTTTCACAGCGTAAGTGTACACTGTTTTCTTGGTCTCTGTTTTGATTTTAATCTGTAGCTCTTTGGTGACAACAATCTGTACTAAATTACTGATTCATTTGTTTCTCTTTAGTAACTGTTAGCTTATTTTGGGCTAGCCAAATTAAAACCTAGATTTTTGCCTTCTTGAATGTAGCTGCAGTTAATTGTGTCATGCTGAACAACTATGATTGCTTCTTGATGTGCTAATTATACTGGTTTACTTAACTTTTCTGTGCAGCTCTAATTTCTGGCACTGTAGTTATAGCAGAGTTGAGAgggggatttttatttttcatctagCAGTTAGCCTCGTTTTATGACATGAAACTTCTAGTGAATTAGTTCTTCCATGTTTTACGTTGTTTGTGCTGTTTGCAGTATTAATGAATATTTTGCAAGTTGAATCTTGTTAGTAGAGGGCAAATTTTATTAATGAAGTTGCAGAGAGGGGCCACCTTTGTCTTCAAACTAAAATGTTAATTGGTTTGCATGGTCCTGAAGAAGAGCATAAAGGAAAAGTGGTGGCATAGTCCAAAAAAGCTCTAGTAAAAGCATATAAAATATTCTTATTGACTAACTAGGTTATAACTTATAAGAACGTAGCACTTAGGATAAAATGATGTATCAGGAAAGATTGCTTACAAATTCATCTGACTGTCCAGGTTGATTTGTGCTGATGCTTCTAAAATAGGAATATTTCTTTTTGCTGTTTAGCAAAGTGTGGGATGCTGTGTCAGGCGATGAACTAATCACACTGGCTCACAAACACATTGTCAAAAGTGTGGATTTTACACAGGTATGAGAAACTTTTATACCTTATTCCCCAGGGAAATAAGCTCTTGAGTATGTTTTGCTATTAGCtacttttttgatttttttgttgtaaaTCTTAACAGGTAAATAATACTGCTGCTCGTTTTTAGGATTGTAGGGTTAATGTAACAAGTGTGTTAGAGGCTGTCTGAGAGAAAAAGCTGTGATTTTAACTCACAGACAAAGGCTGTGTTTTGGTTCAAAGTAGAGTTGACTCTCTATAACTTCTGTTTCAGGATAGCAATTATCTGTTAACAGGTGGACAAGATAAGCTCTTGCGTATCTACGACTTGAGCAAGCCAGAAGCAGGTGAGTCTGCTCTTAAAACTGACTCTTGGGGGGCTTTTTTGAGTTCAATAAAACTGCTGAAATTAAGGGACTCACTAAGAAAAATGTTGAGGTTGTTTTACAAATGTAATGTCTATGACCTTTTGGTGTATAAGGGTCCCAGAATTGCTTGGGGTTGGACATCACCTGGTTCCAAACCCTCTTCCATGGACTGattaaagccccatccaacctggtcttgcacACTTCCAGGAATGAGACATCAAGCAGAGCATGTTTCAGTTCACTGCAGACACACTAGAAATTGGACTAATAAATGAAAATTTAGTCATCTGAGTGAAAGACCAACTCCCACAATATTTAAGAGTGTTTAAATTCATGTTGATACTGACCTGTTGATGGTTGATAGGAAGCCAGAGAACATCGATGTTCACCTAGTGAAATTTTTGAAAGGCAGTCAGATACCCAGTTTGCATTTATCCTGTTCCTGCAATAAGATCTACAAATAAAGTCCTAAGTGCTTGAAGTAATTCTACAGTCTACAGTTCCCTAGTAGAGGGAAATCTGTGCAGCTTAAGGAAGCCCCCAAACTGCTGCATGATGTTATTTCATTTTATTACATGTATTAAAATATTTGGCTTTCTTTTAAGAACCTGATGTTGTCAGTGGACATACTTCTGGCATTAAAAAGGCCTTGTGGAGCAGTGATGACAAACAGATTCTTTCAGCTGATGATAAAACTGTCCGGTAAGAAAAGTAACTTTGGGTTTTCTGTATTGTCATGCTCTGTGTGAGGATGAAGTTATCTTATTTTGGAAAAAGATACGAGTAAGACAGGTTACCTGATCCTAGATTAGTGTAGCTGCATGCCTGATACAGCTCTGTTCTGCTATCAGAGATCATTTTGGTAATAGTTCTAATTTCCCCATAAATGTGTGCTGTTCACAGATGTGTTCTCCTTGATAAGAAGAGGTGAGAACTGCATATAATCAATTTATGCCCTTTGTATTCCTGAAGAAGATGAATTTATAGATGAGGTCTCTTGCATACACGCTGTCCTGAGCTACTGCTGCTTTGTCTTCTTCACTTTCCTAGTGCTAAAGATAGGCAAGAGCTTAGTCCTGTTTGTTTTCCTCCAAATTGTAGAAATGCAGCAGTCAGCTAATGAATAAAGATTTTTATTTGTAACAGCAGCACCATTTAATTTCTACTTAGATACTTCTATACTGCTAGATATAAAACTTTATAATCCTCAATGAACCTCTGTAAATTGGGATTAGTACCTCTTTGTCTTTTGAAATAAAAAGACAGAATAGAATCTTCAAGGTCTGTTGCTTAGAAGACTTAAATCAAGATTTTTAATCTCCAGGAGAATCACTGAGTAGTTATAGTGTATATACCATTTAATGTTGTGGCATTAAGCTGCAAAGGTAAAAGTATTTTAAAGAAGGGAATATGTGTTAAGCCTGGCCTAGGTGAAATAAATGCAGATAAAGCCATGGAAGATCTGAAATACCTGTGGAATAAAACCACATTCCTTGATGGGTGCCTGTTTTGATGCAGGTCTTGCCATGGATGTGAGGTGGAAATTGTTTGATTTGCAGAAGTCTGAGAATCTTTTTTaccctttttgtttccttttaagcCTCTGGGACCGGAGTACCATGACTGAGGTGAAGTCACTAAATGTGGCAATGTCAGTGAGCAGCATGGAGTATGTTCCAGAAGGACAGATACTGGTGATAACCTATGGGAAGACTATTGCTTTTCATAGTGCAGAAACGTGAGTCCCCAACTCCCAATTTTCACAGGTGGAGTCATGAGTGTCTTGTGGGTAAAAACTGGCTGTGCAAGGCCAGAGTCACCAAGCTGTCAGAACTGGCATCTCTATGATGTTTCAAGAAAGGAAGTTACATGCTTAAACATATTCCAGAAAGTAGTTCTGTATGTGTGAGCTTTTGTTTTGCTTAATCTAAACTCATTTCTAACTTGACAAGCATGATTTGCAAGTATCAAAACTTGTTTCAAAACTCTGTGGGGTTGTATTTTATTTCTGGGAAAAGCAGTTGAGATTAGTAGAATCCAATTCCTTTGctctcaagattttttttttaatatgaacttTGTTAACAAACTTTTCTCCCTCAGTCTAGAGCAGATTAAATCATTTGAAGCACCTGCTACAATCAATTCTGCATCTCTTCACCCTGCGAAAGAATGTTTGGTTGCAGGTGGTGAAGATTTTAAACTCTATAAATATGACTATAATACAGGAGAAGAATTAGGTATGTTTGTCTCCTATAATCATAAAGAGTTCTGAAATAGgtattaataaaataatgacCAGTAAATGAAACTGTTGTACTCAAATGAGGTCTTAGCACAGCATGCTGTGCAGGAGGATGATGAAAAGGTATATAATCAGTTAAACATTTTTTGCTATCTCAGTATACCTAATATTCTAGAGCTAATTAAAACTTCTATTCAACAATTCTGCACCTATTTGAAAACATTTCTCAATCTGTATTGCTATCATAGCTGTATGCTAAATTGTCATACTGTTCATTAGATATGTTAGTTACAAGATTTTATGAAATATATGACATGTTGGCCAAATTTGTTTcaaaaaaaagcacattttcttACTGATTCAGTCCTCATTTAAAATTGTTTGTGGAAGGAGTGATTGAATGAACAGATTATGTGTACCCTGTGCTGCTGGCTTGCTTTGCAGTTTTGTCTAGAATAACTAAGCATCTTTTTCCTTGCAGTTAATGAAACATTAATAtcttaattaattattaaatgcCTAAAGTAGCCATTGCTGACACACCCATTCATTCACGGAAACTGTTTTGTATCAGAAACTGATCGGTTTGTACTTAAATTTCAGTTGTTGGCTGAAATTTGAAATTGACAGTGTTGACGTGTTCCCTTCAGAATCTTACAAAGGGCACTTTGGTCCCATTCACTGCGTGAGATTTAGCCCCGATGGAGAGTTATATGCAAGTGGCTCTGAGGATGGAACACTAAGGCTGTGGCAGACAACAGTAGGGAAAACCTATGGCCTTTGGAAGTGTGTAGTTCCTGGTAAGTGTGTGCTGGCTCCTGGGGAAACTTGGCAACTCCTTGTGCACCTTTGAAGTCTATCATCAGTGATAAACACTGAGTTTCATACAGTAACTCCTCTGTTCTGAGGGTTTCTGATCATATCTGTTAGGTTGAAGGATGTACTTCTGCAGCTGTTGTGTAAGCAGTTAACATCACACCCATTAAGCTTTTTGAATATAGACACTTTGTGGGTATTTAAGCCAAGAGCCTGATGTATTTTGTGTTAAGGAGTAGAAATATGTGATACCACTTCTATAATTCTGAAAGAGAGACTCTCTAGAAAGAAGTGTGGTAGTTTTAATTTATATTGTACTCTGGTTCTTTCAGCTTGGGGAGAGGGAGGCAACAACAACACGTGGATATTCATTAATAGAATTACTTGCTCAAGTGTTTTTCCTAAACACTGAATTACATGGAaattagctttttctttttttttttttaattaaggttGGTGGGGGGAACTGAAGGTATTGACTGTTTTTCTGCTCTTTCTCTACAGAAGAGGAGAATGCAGAAGCAGCAAAAGCAAGGACTACCCTTCCAGGAACTGCAGAGGAGGAAATAGGTAATGAACTGAACTGTCAGCTTCAACTGCCTCAGTGTTAAAAGATAGTCAAGATAATAGCATTCCTTAGTATGAAAGAAGTACTTTCCCTCAAGTGCTTTCTGGTATTTTTCAAAAGATCTTTGAATGCATTTGCCTGACGTTGAT of the Melospiza melodia melodia isolate bMelMel2 chromosome 4, bMelMel2.pri, whole genome shotgun sequence genome contains:
- the STRAP gene encoding serine-threonine kinase receptor-associated protein, with the translated sequence MAMRQTPLTCSGHTRPVVDLAFSGVTPYGYFLISACKDGKPMLRQGDTGDWIGTFLGHKGAVWGATLNTDATKAATAAADFTAKVWDAVSGDELITLAHKHIVKSVDFTQDSNYLLTGGQDKLLRIYDLSKPEAEPDVVSGHTSGIKKALWSSDDKQILSADDKTVRLWDRSTMTEVKSLNVAMSVSSMEYVPEGQILVITYGKTIAFHSAETLEQIKSFEAPATINSASLHPAKECLVAGGEDFKLYKYDYNTGEELESYKGHFGPIHCVRFSPDGELYASGSEDGTLRLWQTTVGKTYGLWKCVVPEEENAEAAKARTTLPGTAEEEIVAEEIASENSDTVYSSTPEVKA